Proteins from one Cicer arietinum cultivar CDC Frontier isolate Library 1 chromosome 3, Cicar.CDCFrontier_v2.0, whole genome shotgun sequence genomic window:
- the LOC101494443 gene encoding uncharacterized protein: MEEFHCGWYNRELQVQAIQNMEIIKRYSRRQGYRRLDGRISTVQRKKMQVIQMRGSPRKHWRIGTSPRLRWMMRSPLKMLTKVKNIYMNFMLKMAGNVGGALNTDKNNLGVKQIPQARQMSKGYYSGDAFEARLIFEISKTLVASHELHSI, translated from the exons ATGGAGGAGTTTCATTGTGGATGGTATAATAGAGA GCTCCAAGTTCAAGCTATTCAAAACATGGAAATTATAAAGAGATACTCAAGAAGACAGGGTTACCGACGACTCGACGGTAGGATATCCACCGTCCAACGGAAGAAGATGCAAGTCATACAGATGAGAGGAAGTCCACGTAAGCACTGGAGGATCGGAACAAGTCCAAGGTTAAGATGGATGATGAGATCACCATTGAAAATGTTGACAAAAGTAAAGAATATTTATATGAACTTCATGCTAAAAATGGCTGGGAATGTAGGAGGGGCCTTGAACACTGATAAGAACAACCTTGGTGTGAAACAAATTCCACAAGCTCGTCAAATGTCTAAAGGTTACTACTCTGGTGATGCATTTGAGGCTAGGCTAATATTTGAGATTTCCAAAACTTTGGTTGCTTCGCATGAGCTACATTccatttaa
- the LOC101494758 gene encoding uncharacterized protein: MEIKRYLSRRGYRRLDGSISTVRRKKMQVIQMKGSPHKHWRIGTSPRLRWMMKSPLKLLTKVKNIYMNFMFKVAGNVGGALNTDNNNLGVKQIPQARQKSKGYYSGDAFEARLIFEISKTLVASHELYSI; this comes from the coding sequence ATGGAAATAAAGAGGTACTTAAGTAGACGTGGCTACCGGCGTCTCGACGGCAGCATATCCACCGTCCGACGGAAGAAGATGCAAGTCATACAAATGAAAGGAAGTCCTCATAAGCATTGGAGGATTGGAACAAGCCCAAGGCTAAGATGGATGATGAAATCACCATTGAAATTGTTGACAAAAGTTAAGaatatttatatgaactttatgtTTAAAGTGGCTGGGAATGTAGGAGGGGCTTTGAACACTGATAACAACAACCTTGGTGTGAAACAAATTCCACAAGCTCGTCAAAAGTCTAAAGGTTACTACTCTGGTGATGCGTTTGAGGCTAGGCTTATATTTGAGATTTCCAAGACCTTGGTTGCTTCTCATGAACTATATTccatttaa